In Caballeronia insecticola, one DNA window encodes the following:
- a CDS encoding sensor histidine kinase yields MIKSLKNQLVVALGLLVSVIGVVQGVSSYQLSKTGMSALLDMRLEQVAARMRDGFAEGIPTNPARGSQDDRDVVVVVWKPGEALPFRTTDPSAHFPRDAQPGFSGVTVNDELWRIFTRQEPTMTIQVAQRSSVRREITQEAATVTLWPIAVLLPLVWIAVALVVRRSLRQLTQLGAEAQAIDAAHLQPLPTVGVPTEIAPFIHSINTMIERLAMSIEKERKFIADAAHELRTPLTALQLQADNLAPHIVAGNQERFQELRKGITRSGSLITQLLRMARADAPMGGAPLTRVDLAEVVTGAVADVLPIALARGLDIGAEEMVSAHVRAIETDIGMAVKNLVSNAVRYTPDGGTIDLHMRRDGDMVWVDVIDNGPGIDEALLPRVFDRFFRANPDIEGSGLGLSIVKAIAARYGGDVTLRNRDDGQSGIVASIGFPVEEVPERAAAAASASVSTSASA; encoded by the coding sequence ATGATCAAATCGCTGAAAAATCAACTGGTCGTCGCGCTGGGCTTGCTCGTGAGCGTGATTGGCGTCGTGCAGGGCGTGAGTTCGTATCAGTTGAGCAAGACCGGCATGAGCGCGCTGCTCGACATGCGGCTCGAACAAGTGGCGGCGCGCATGCGCGACGGCTTCGCCGAAGGCATTCCCACGAACCCCGCGCGCGGCTCGCAGGACGACCGCGATGTCGTGGTCGTCGTATGGAAGCCGGGCGAGGCGCTGCCGTTCCGCACGACCGACCCGTCCGCGCATTTTCCGCGCGACGCGCAGCCGGGATTTTCTGGCGTCACCGTCAACGACGAACTCTGGCGCATCTTCACGCGTCAGGAGCCGACGATGACCATTCAGGTCGCGCAACGCTCGTCCGTGCGCCGCGAGATCACGCAGGAAGCCGCCACGGTCACGCTCTGGCCGATTGCCGTGCTGCTGCCGCTCGTGTGGATCGCGGTCGCGCTCGTCGTGCGGCGCTCGCTGCGGCAACTCACGCAACTCGGCGCGGAAGCGCAGGCCATCGACGCCGCGCATCTCCAGCCGTTGCCGACCGTCGGCGTGCCCACCGAAATCGCGCCGTTCATCCATTCGATCAACACGATGATCGAGCGCCTCGCGATGTCCATCGAAAAAGAGCGCAAGTTCATCGCCGATGCCGCGCACGAACTGCGCACGCCGCTGACCGCGCTGCAATTGCAGGCGGACAATCTCGCGCCGCATATCGTGGCCGGCAATCAGGAGCGGTTTCAGGAACTGCGCAAGGGCATCACGCGCAGCGGCAGTCTCATCACGCAGCTTCTGCGGATGGCCCGCGCCGACGCACCCATGGGCGGCGCGCCGCTCACGCGTGTGGATCTGGCGGAAGTCGTGACCGGCGCCGTCGCCGACGTGCTGCCGATCGCGCTCGCGCGCGGTCTCGACATCGGCGCCGAGGAGATGGTGAGCGCGCATGTGCGGGCCATCGAGACGGACATCGGCATGGCGGTGAAGAACCTCGTGTCGAACGCGGTCCGCTATACGCCCGACGGCGGCACTATCGATCTGCACATGCGGCGCGACGGCGACATGGTCTGGGTCGATGTCATCGACAACGGGCCGGGCATCGACGAAGCGTTGCTGCCGCGCGTGTTCGACCGCTTCTTTCGCGCGAATCCGGATATCGAGGGCAGCGGGCTCGGCTTGTCCATCGTGAAGGCGATCGCGGCGCGTTATGGCGGCGACGTCACGCTGCGCAATCGCGATGACGGACAGTCGGGCATCGTCGCGTCGATCGGCTTTCCGGTCGAAGAGGTGCCGGAGCGCGCTGCCGCGGCTGCATCGGCATCGGTTTCCACATCTGCATCCGCATGA
- a CDS encoding response regulator transcription factor, translated as MRILLIEDDVQIGTSLMRALKDVDYAVDWVRNGNAGREALKGADYTVVLLDLGLPGMTGIELLRQARTAGNATPVLILTARDDLDTRVQGLDLGADDYLLKPFLMPELLARIRAVLRRKAGYAISRLGDDSLNLNLDQRTLTCGECSGVLSAREFALMHALLERPGTIFSRDQLEDRLYGWGKEVESNAVDVLIHSVRKKFGAGVIRNVRGLGWTVMLGQAGREDAK; from the coding sequence ATGCGAATTCTCCTCATCGAAGACGACGTGCAGATCGGCACAAGCCTGATGCGTGCGCTCAAGGATGTCGATTACGCAGTCGACTGGGTACGCAACGGCAACGCCGGCCGCGAGGCGCTCAAAGGCGCCGATTACACCGTCGTGCTGCTCGATCTCGGCCTGCCGGGCATGACGGGCATCGAACTGTTGCGTCAGGCACGCACGGCGGGCAACGCGACGCCGGTGCTGATCCTCACCGCACGCGACGATCTCGACACGCGCGTGCAAGGCCTCGATCTCGGCGCCGACGACTATCTGCTCAAACCATTCCTGATGCCCGAACTGCTCGCGCGCATCCGCGCGGTGCTGCGCCGCAAAGCGGGTTACGCGATCTCGCGTCTCGGCGACGATTCCCTCAACCTCAACCTCGACCAGCGCACGCTGACGTGCGGCGAGTGTTCGGGCGTGCTGTCGGCGCGCGAGTTCGCGCTGATGCATGCGCTGCTCGAACGCCCCGGCACGATCTTCTCGCGCGATCAGCTTGAGGATCGCCTGTACGGCTGGGGCAAGGAAGTGGAGAGCAACGCCGTCGACGTGCTCATCCATTCCGTGCGCAAGAAGTTCGGCGCGGGCGTCATTCGCAACGTGCGCGGACTCGGCTGGACCGTGATGCTCGGGCAGGCGGGCCGCGAGGACGCGAAGTAG
- a CDS encoding DUF3563 family protein: protein MFERFSQSLGSFFSDHHARDEYLSSSSDLAELERRMREVETQDHMYNMHFYSASGGRHYDDH, encoded by the coding sequence ATGTTTGAACGTTTCTCGCAGTCCCTCGGCAGCTTTTTCTCCGACCACCATGCCCGCGACGAATATCTCTCGTCATCGAGCGATCTCGCCGAACTCGAACGCCGCATGCGCGAGGTCGAAACGCAGGACCACATGTACAACATGCATTTCTACAGCGCGTCCGGCGGACGGCACTACGACGACCACTGA
- the dinB gene encoding DNA polymerase IV, giving the protein MDAQSFPRRIAHLDMDAFFASVELLRYPELRGMPVVVGGGRDATPETLADGTRRFRRLRDYAGRGVVTTSTYEARKFGVFSAMGMMKAAQLAPDAILLPTDFESYRHYSRLFKAAVATFTTQIENRGIDEIYIDVSDMPGESADIGRRMKDAVNEATGLTCSICIAPNKLLAKIGSELDKPDGLTILTMNDLETRIWPLAARKVNGIGPKANEKLAALGIVTVGDIAVADPGLLQTHFGHTYAAWLARIAQGQDDRPVVVSSEPKSMSRETTFERDFHPKHDRATLSVEFTQLCTRVAEDLQRKGYLGRTVGIKLRFDDFRTVTRDLTIPVATADPLEIRRAATECLKRIVLDRRIRLLGVRVSALSGRDESGFIEPVQVELPFDAADK; this is encoded by the coding sequence ATGGACGCGCAGTCTTTCCCTCGCCGCATCGCGCATCTCGACATGGACGCGTTCTTCGCATCGGTCGAACTGCTGCGCTATCCGGAGCTGCGCGGCATGCCGGTCGTGGTCGGCGGCGGCCGCGACGCCACACCCGAAACGCTTGCCGACGGCACGCGCCGTTTCAGGCGGCTGCGCGACTACGCGGGCCGCGGCGTCGTGACCACGTCCACATACGAAGCGCGCAAATTCGGCGTGTTTTCCGCAATGGGCATGATGAAAGCCGCGCAACTCGCGCCCGACGCCATTCTGCTGCCAACCGATTTCGAGTCGTACCGTCATTACTCGCGTCTGTTCAAGGCGGCTGTCGCCACGTTCACGACGCAGATCGAGAATCGCGGCATCGACGAAATTTATATCGACGTGAGCGATATGCCGGGCGAATCCGCCGATATCGGCAGGCGCATGAAGGACGCCGTGAACGAGGCGACCGGTTTGACGTGCTCCATCTGCATCGCGCCGAACAAGCTGCTGGCGAAGATCGGCTCGGAGCTCGACAAGCCCGACGGCCTGACCATCCTCACGATGAACGACCTCGAAACGCGTATCTGGCCGCTCGCCGCGCGCAAGGTGAACGGCATCGGACCGAAGGCGAACGAAAAGCTGGCGGCGCTCGGCATCGTCACGGTCGGCGATATCGCCGTGGCCGATCCCGGCCTGCTGCAGACGCATTTCGGTCATACCTATGCAGCGTGGCTCGCGCGTATCGCTCAGGGGCAGGATGACCGGCCGGTGGTCGTCAGTTCCGAGCCCAAGTCGATGAGCCGCGAAACCACGTTCGAGCGCGACTTTCATCCGAAGCACGATCGCGCGACGCTCTCCGTCGAGTTCACGCAACTCTGCACGCGCGTGGCCGAAGACCTTCAGCGCAAGGGCTATCTCGGGCGCACGGTGGGCATCAAGCTGCGTTTCGACGACTTCCGCACCGTCACGCGCGATCTGACGATTCCCGTCGCCACCGCCGATCCGCTCGAAATTCGCCGCGCGGCGACCGAATGCCTGAAGCGCATCGTGCTGGATCGACGAATCAGGCTGCTCGGCGTGCGCGTGAGCGCGTTGTCGGGGCGTGACGAGAGCGGCTTTATCGAGCCGGTGCAGGTCGAATTGCCGTTCGATGCCGCCGACAAATGA
- a CDS encoding TauD/TfdA dioxygenase family protein, with the protein MTIQTASATLETPEAAADQAIEIRAFDAPLGAEVIGLDLSKPLSQTDFARIHRAHLDHHVLVFRDQRITPDEQVAFSKRFGPLQIHVLHQFGLAGHPEVLIVSNIVENGKPIGLGDAGHFWHSDLSYKEKPSLGSLLHAQELPAVGGDTLFANQHLAWDALPAHLKHAVEGRVAEHTYLAKYGELQKRSPWRPNLSAEQIAQVKPVTHPIVRTHPETKRRALFVSEHFTTRVIGLPEDESRALLAELYAFGTQPEFIYRHQWRAGDMVFWDNRSVMHLAAGTPDDQRRKLYRTTIEGDAPF; encoded by the coding sequence GTGACGATTCAGACCGCCTCCGCAACACTCGAAACACCCGAAGCCGCCGCCGATCAAGCCATCGAAATTCGCGCCTTCGACGCCCCGCTCGGCGCCGAAGTGATCGGGCTCGATCTCTCGAAGCCGCTCTCACAGACGGATTTCGCGCGCATTCATCGTGCGCATCTGGATCATCACGTTCTTGTGTTTCGCGATCAGCGCATCACGCCCGACGAACAAGTCGCCTTCAGCAAGCGTTTCGGCCCGTTGCAGATTCACGTGCTGCATCAGTTCGGCCTCGCGGGACATCCGGAAGTGCTGATCGTGTCGAACATCGTCGAGAACGGCAAGCCGATCGGTCTGGGCGATGCCGGCCATTTCTGGCACTCGGACCTGTCGTACAAAGAAAAGCCGAGTTTGGGTTCGCTGCTGCACGCGCAGGAGTTGCCGGCCGTCGGCGGCGACACGCTGTTCGCCAATCAGCATCTCGCGTGGGACGCGCTGCCCGCGCATCTCAAACACGCGGTCGAAGGGCGCGTCGCCGAGCATACCTATCTCGCGAAATACGGCGAACTGCAAAAGCGTAGCCCGTGGCGGCCGAACCTCTCCGCCGAACAGATCGCGCAAGTCAAGCCGGTGACGCATCCGATCGTGCGCACGCATCCGGAGACGAAGCGCCGTGCGCTGTTCGTCAGCGAGCATTTCACGACGCGCGTGATCGGCCTGCCGGAAGACGAAAGCCGCGCATTGCTCGCCGAACTCTATGCGTTCGGCACGCAGCCGGAGTTCATCTACCGGCATCAATGGCGCGCGGGCGACATGGTGTTCTGGGACAACCGCTCGGTCATGCATCTCGCGGCAGGCACGCCCGACGATCAGCGCCGCAAGCTGTATCGCACGACCATCGAAGGCGACGCGCCTTTCTGA
- a CDS encoding ABC transporter substrate-binding protein encodes MLSRSGKGAVRALVATLAVTLGITSTSAQAEGTLRIAEQFGVVYLLLNVARDQKFIEQEGKKEGLDIKVDWAKLSGGASINDALLSGSVDIAAAGVGPLLTIWDRTHGRQNVKGVASLGNFPYYLVSNDPRVKTIADFTEKDRIAVPAVGVSVQSRILQYAAAKTWGDKQFDRLDKLTQAVPHPDATAAVIAGGTEINAHFGNPPFQQQELAGNPKAHIVLNSYDVLGGPSSATVLYATEKFRTENPKTYRAFVAGLNDAARYVTQHPEQAADIYLRVNNAKIDRDLLIKVIKDPSVQFKVAPQNTFALAQFMHRVGAIRNEPKSWQDYFFSDPATKDGS; translated from the coding sequence ATGCTTTCTCGATCAGGGAAGGGCGCCGTTCGCGCGCTCGTCGCCACGCTCGCCGTGACGCTCGGCATTACGTCGACGAGTGCGCAGGCCGAAGGCACGCTGCGCATCGCGGAGCAATTCGGCGTCGTGTATCTGTTGCTCAACGTCGCGCGCGACCAGAAGTTCATCGAGCAGGAAGGCAAGAAGGAAGGCCTCGATATCAAGGTCGACTGGGCCAAGCTCTCGGGCGGCGCGAGCATCAACGACGCGTTGCTGTCGGGTTCGGTCGATATCGCTGCGGCGGGCGTCGGTCCCTTGCTCACGATCTGGGACCGCACGCACGGACGGCAGAACGTGAAGGGCGTCGCGTCGCTCGGCAACTTTCCGTACTACCTTGTCTCGAACGATCCGCGCGTGAAGACTATCGCCGATTTCACCGAGAAGGACCGTATCGCGGTGCCGGCGGTCGGCGTGTCGGTGCAGTCGCGCATCCTGCAATATGCGGCCGCGAAAACCTGGGGCGACAAGCAGTTCGATCGGCTCGACAAGCTCACGCAAGCCGTGCCGCATCCCGATGCGACGGCGGCGGTCATCGCGGGCGGCACCGAGATCAACGCGCATTTCGGCAATCCGCCGTTCCAGCAGCAGGAACTCGCGGGCAATCCGAAGGCGCATATCGTGCTCAATTCGTACGACGTGCTCGGCGGCCCGAGTTCCGCGACCGTGCTCTACGCGACCGAGAAATTCCGCACCGAGAATCCGAAGACGTACCGCGCGTTCGTCGCCGGTCTCAACGATGCCGCGCGCTACGTGACGCAGCATCCCGAGCAGGCCGCCGATATCTATCTGCGCGTGAACAACGCGAAGATAGATCGCGACTTGCTGATCAAGGTGATCAAGGATCCTTCGGTGCAGTTCAAGGTCGCGCCGCAGAACACGTTCGCGCTTGCGCAGTTTATGCATCGCGTCGGCGCGATCAGGAACGAGCCGAAGTCGTGGCAGGACTATTTCTTCAGCGATCCGGCGACGAAGGACGGCAGCTGA
- a CDS encoding ABC transporter ATP-binding protein, with protein MAANPQALYSRQAETDASTSGKLLSAKNVTLEYRTPERLVRATHDVSFDVYGADRFVLLGPSGCGKSTLLKAVAGFIEPVAGSIEIGGERVRGPGADRIVVFQEFDQLPPWKTVVQNVIFPLRVARKLSRAEARERALHYLDKVGLAKFADAYPHTLSGGMKQRVAIARALAMQPRVLLMDEPFAALDALTRRRMQEELLRLWSDERFTLLFVTHSIEEALIVGNRILLLTPHPGRVRAELNSHQYTQESMGRGEFQQSVARIHRLLFEEEIAQ; from the coding sequence ATGGCCGCCAATCCTCAAGCGCTGTATTCCCGCCAAGCCGAAACGGACGCTTCCACCAGCGGAAAGCTGCTCAGCGCGAAGAACGTCACGCTCGAATACCGTACGCCTGAGCGGCTCGTGCGCGCGACGCACGATGTCAGCTTCGATGTCTACGGCGCTGACCGCTTCGTGCTGCTCGGGCCTTCGGGCTGCGGCAAGTCGACCTTGCTCAAGGCGGTCGCGGGTTTCATCGAGCCGGTTGCGGGCAGCATCGAGATCGGCGGCGAACGCGTGCGCGGGCCGGGCGCGGATCGCATCGTCGTGTTCCAGGAATTCGATCAGTTGCCGCCGTGGAAGACCGTCGTGCAGAACGTGATTTTCCCGCTGCGCGTCGCGCGCAAACTGAGCCGCGCCGAAGCACGCGAGCGCGCGCTGCATTATCTCGACAAGGTCGGTCTCGCCAAATTCGCGGATGCTTATCCGCACACGCTCTCGGGCGGCATGAAGCAGCGCGTCGCGATTGCACGCGCGCTCGCCATGCAGCCGCGCGTCCTGCTGATGGACGAGCCCTTCGCCGCGCTCGATGCGCTCACGCGCCGCCGCATGCAGGAAGAACTGCTGCGTCTCTGGAGCGACGAGCGTTTCACGTTGTTGTTCGTCACGCATTCGATCGAGGAAGCGCTGATCGTCGGCAATCGCATTCTGTTGCTGACGCCGCATCCGGGACGCGTGCGCGCCGAACTGAACAGTCATCAATACACGCAGGAAAGCATGGGTCGCGGAGAGTTTCAGCAAAGCGTGGCGCGCATTCATCGCCTGTTGTTCGAAGAAGAGATCGCGCAATGA
- a CDS encoding ABC transporter permease — MSTPNLIAPPVRPEYEVQPAAPANVEHEAALPLTKRLADRSWLRKCIIAIVLIALWEIAARIVDNDLLLPTFSATFVAFVQGIASGELIEKIGISMSVLLRGYLLGALLAFALTSLAVSTRIGRDILSMLTAMFNPLPSIALLPLALLWFGLGTGSLLFVLVHSVLWPLALNTYAGFQAVPATLRMTGRNYGLGGLRHVMLILVPAALPSILAGLRVGWAFAWRTLIAAELVFGASSGKGGLGWYIFQNRNELYTDRVFAGLAAVIVIGLAVEHLVFDNIERVTVRRWGVQH; from the coding sequence ATGAGCACGCCCAATCTGATCGCGCCGCCGGTGCGGCCCGAATACGAAGTCCAGCCCGCAGCGCCCGCGAACGTCGAGCACGAGGCGGCGCTGCCGCTCACGAAGCGCCTCGCGGATCGTTCGTGGTTGCGCAAGTGCATCATCGCTATCGTGCTGATTGCGCTGTGGGAAATCGCTGCGCGCATCGTCGATAACGATCTGCTGCTGCCGACTTTCAGCGCCACGTTCGTCGCGTTCGTGCAAGGCATTGCGTCGGGCGAGTTGATCGAGAAGATCGGCATTTCGATGTCGGTATTGTTGCGCGGCTATCTGCTGGGCGCGCTGCTCGCGTTCGCGCTGACGTCGCTTGCGGTGTCGACGCGGATCGGCCGCGACATCCTCTCGATGCTCACCGCGATGTTCAATCCGCTGCCGTCCATCGCGCTGTTGCCGCTCGCGTTGCTGTGGTTCGGTCTCGGCACCGGCAGCCTGCTCTTCGTGCTCGTGCATTCGGTGTTGTGGCCGCTCGCGCTGAACACTTATGCGGGCTTTCAGGCGGTGCCCGCGACGTTGCGCATGACGGGCCGCAACTACGGCCTGGGCGGCCTGCGCCATGTGATGCTGATTCTCGTGCCCGCCGCGCTGCCGTCGATTCTCGCGGGCCTGCGGGTGGGCTGGGCATTCGCGTGGCGCACGCTGATCGCCGCGGAACTCGTGTTCGGCGCAAGTTCCGGCAAGGGCGGTCTCGGCTGGTACATCTTCCAGAACCGCAACGAGCTTTATACCGACCGCGTGTTCGCGGGACTGGCCGCGGTCATCGTGATCGGGCTCGCGGTCGAGCATCTCGTGTTCGATAACATCGAGCGCGTCACGGTGCGTCGCTGGGGCGTGCAGCACTGA
- a CDS encoding LysR family transcriptional regulator, with protein sequence MSEPDLSDLHAFLAVARARGFRQAALLRGVSASSLSEAIRRLETRLGVRLLNRTTRSVTPTEAGERLIERLAPAFAEIAGALDAVNGFRDSPTGTLRLNVPTIVSREVLPPIVARFLTAHPGITLEISATDNFIDVLAAGFDAGIRYDERIERDMIAVPIGPRTQHFVAVAAPAYLAAHGEPKHPRDLVNHACIGHRFESGVLATWEFVRGKETIRIAPQGRLVTSSIEISRDAAIAGLGLVYTFDEFVREAIDRGALVPVLKPWWQSFTGPRLYYPSRAHMPGPLRAFIDFIRAGSDAAS encoded by the coding sequence ATGAGCGAACCGGATCTGTCGGATTTGCATGCGTTTCTGGCCGTCGCGCGCGCGCGTGGCTTCAGGCAGGCGGCGCTGTTGCGCGGCGTGTCGGCGTCGTCGCTGAGCGAGGCGATTCGCAGGCTGGAAACGCGTCTCGGCGTGCGTCTGCTGAATCGCACGACGCGCAGCGTGACGCCGACCGAAGCCGGCGAGCGGCTGATCGAGCGCCTGGCGCCGGCGTTCGCGGAAATCGCGGGCGCGCTCGACGCCGTGAACGGCTTTCGCGACAGCCCGACCGGCACGCTGCGTCTGAACGTGCCGACAATCGTCTCGCGCGAAGTGCTGCCGCCTATCGTCGCGCGGTTTCTGACGGCGCATCCGGGCATCACGCTCGAGATCAGCGCGACCGATAACTTTATCGACGTGCTCGCCGCCGGTTTCGATGCGGGCATCCGCTATGACGAACGCATCGAGCGCGACATGATCGCGGTGCCGATCGGGCCGCGCACGCAGCACTTCGTCGCGGTTGCCGCGCCCGCTTATCTGGCCGCGCATGGCGAGCCGAAACATCCGCGCGACCTGGTGAATCACGCGTGCATCGGGCATCGCTTCGAAAGCGGCGTGCTGGCTACATGGGAATTCGTGCGCGGCAAGGAAACGATACGCATCGCGCCGCAGGGAAGGCTCGTCACGTCGTCGATCGAGATCAGCCGGGACGCGGCCATCGCGGGCCTCGGGCTCGTCTATACGTTCGACGAATTCGTGCGCGAGGCGATCGACCGTGGCGCGCTCGTGCCGGTTCTCAAGCCGTGGTGGCAGAGCTTTACCGGACCGCGCCTTTATTATCCGAGCCGCGCACATATGCCGGGGCCGTTGCGCGCGTTCATCGATTTCATCCGCGCCGGGAGCGACGCGGCAAGTTGA
- a CDS encoding aldo/keto reductase, whose protein sequence is MEQRRLGKTGPQSSAIGLGCMGMSGMYGPSDRAESIATIHAALEAGVTLLDTGDFYGMGHNELLIGEALKSAPPSRRDSAILSVKFGGMRDPAGNFIAFDGRPVAVKNFLAYTLQRLGVEHIDIYRPARLDANVPIEDTVGAIVDMIDAGYVRHVGLSEVGAQTIRKAAAVHPVCDVQIEYSLISRGLEDAILPACRELGIGITAYGVLSRGLISGHWRQDAAQSNDWRAKSPRFQQGNVERNLALVDALRKIADAKRVSVAQIAIAWVLAQGDDIVPVIGARRRDRLTESLGAFDVKLTQDDFAAIEAAVPKGAAAGDRYEAVQMAHLDSEKP, encoded by the coding sequence ATGGAACAACGCAGACTCGGCAAGACCGGACCGCAATCGTCGGCTATCGGGCTCGGATGCATGGGCATGTCGGGCATGTACGGGCCGTCGGATCGCGCGGAAAGCATCGCGACGATTCACGCCGCGCTCGAAGCGGGCGTCACGCTGCTCGACACCGGCGATTTCTACGGCATGGGTCACAACGAACTGCTGATTGGCGAGGCGCTGAAGAGTGCGCCGCCGTCGCGCCGCGATTCGGCCATTCTCAGCGTGAAGTTCGGCGGGATGCGCGATCCGGCGGGCAACTTCATCGCGTTCGACGGGCGTCCTGTCGCGGTCAAGAATTTTCTCGCCTACACGCTGCAGCGCCTGGGCGTGGAGCATATCGACATCTATCGGCCCGCGCGGCTCGACGCGAACGTGCCGATCGAGGACACCGTCGGCGCGATCGTCGACATGATCGATGCGGGCTATGTGCGTCACGTCGGGCTGTCGGAAGTCGGCGCGCAGACCATTCGCAAGGCCGCTGCCGTGCATCCCGTGTGCGATGTGCAGATCGAGTATTCGCTGATCTCGCGCGGCCTCGAAGATGCGATCCTGCCGGCCTGCCGCGAGCTTGGCATCGGCATCACGGCGTATGGCGTGCTGTCGCGCGGCTTGATCAGCGGGCACTGGAGGCAGGACGCCGCGCAGTCGAACGACTGGCGCGCGAAGAGTCCGCGCTTTCAGCAAGGCAACGTCGAACGCAATCTCGCGCTCGTCGATGCGCTGCGCAAGATCGCCGATGCCAAGCGCGTGAGCGTCGCGCAGATCGCGATTGCGTGGGTGCTCGCACAAGGCGATGACATCGTCCCGGTCATCGGCGCGCGCCGTCGCGATCGTCTGACGGAATCGCTCGGCGCTTTCGACGTGAAGCTCACGCAGGACGACTTCGCCGCGATAGAAGCTGCCGTGCCGAAGGGCGCGGCGGCGGGCGACCGTTACGAAGCCGTGCAGATGGCGCATCTCGACAGCGAGAAGCCATAA
- a CDS encoding MFS transporter, which produces MSAPPHSEASAHWQRNLYVCVFGSFTTIMAMTLLLPFLPLYVQQLGASSVESAVQWSGVAFGATFLAAGLVAPLWGRLADRYGRKPILIRASLGMAITMSLLGVVQTVWQLVAMRFLAGLVGGYASGAIVMIATQTPRHRTAWALGTHAAGMMAGNLVGPLVGGLLPGLIGIRNTFFLAGGLIFCSFIMTSLLVKEERRVPERAAGKPRGGWRDVPLLTPVIAMLASAMLLMFANMSIEPIITVYVAQLVKDPKQVTLVAGFVMSAAALGSVLAAPRVGCLADRIGAPKVIIACLAVCGVLLIPQMFVTNGTQLVVLRFLMGLALGGLLPAITSVVRHNVPDHAAGYILGYATSAQYIGQVTGPLAGGFIAAHSGMHAVFVMTSVLMFAGAAFNVWVFLRKSRATAKDTARAP; this is translated from the coding sequence ATGTCCGCCCCGCCGCATTCCGAAGCCTCCGCTCACTGGCAACGCAATCTCTACGTCTGCGTGTTCGGTTCGTTCACGACCATCATGGCGATGACGCTACTCCTGCCCTTCCTGCCGCTCTACGTGCAGCAACTGGGCGCAAGCTCGGTGGAGTCGGCCGTGCAATGGTCGGGCGTCGCGTTCGGCGCGACGTTTCTTGCAGCAGGACTCGTCGCGCCGCTCTGGGGACGTCTCGCCGACCGCTACGGCCGCAAGCCGATCCTCATCCGCGCGAGTCTCGGCATGGCGATCACGATGTCGCTGCTCGGCGTCGTGCAGACGGTCTGGCAACTGGTCGCGATGCGCTTTCTCGCGGGACTCGTCGGCGGCTACGCGAGCGGCGCCATCGTCATGATCGCGACGCAAACGCCCCGGCACCGCACCGCGTGGGCGCTCGGCACGCACGCAGCGGGCATGATGGCGGGCAATCTCGTCGGGCCGCTCGTCGGCGGGTTGCTGCCGGGTCTGATCGGCATCCGCAATACGTTCTTTCTCGCGGGCGGCCTGATCTTCTGCTCGTTCATCATGACCTCGCTTCTGGTCAAGGAAGAGCGGCGCGTGCCCGAGCGCGCCGCCGGCAAACCGCGCGGCGGCTGGCGCGACGTGCCGCTGCTCACGCCCGTCATCGCGATGCTCGCGAGTGCGATGTTGCTCATGTTCGCCAACATGTCGATCGAGCCGATCATCACCGTGTACGTGGCGCAACTCGTGAAGGACCCGAAGCAGGTGACGCTCGTCGCGGGTTTCGTGATGTCCGCTGCCGCGCTCGGCAGCGTGCTCGCCGCGCCGCGCGTGGGGTGTCTTGCCGATCGCATCGGCGCGCCGAAGGTGATCATCGCGTGTCTGGCGGTTTGCGGCGTGCTGCTGATTCCGCAGATGTTCGTCACCAACGGCACGCAACTCGTCGTACTGCGCTTTCTGATGGGCCTCGCGCTGGGCGGTCTGCTGCCCGCCATCACCAGCGTGGTGCGCCATAACGTGCCCGATCACGCGGCCGGCTACATCCTCGGCTATGCGACGTCCGCGCAATACATCGGACAAGTGACGGGGCCGCTCGCGGGCGGCTTCATCGCCGCGCATTCGGGCATGCACGCCGTCTTCGTGATGACGAGCGTGCTGATGTTTGCGGGCGCCGCGTTCAACGTGTGGGTGTTCCTGCGCAAAAGCCGCGCGACGGCCAAGGATACGGCGCGCGCGCCTTGA